From a single Maritimibacter sp. DP1N21-5 genomic region:
- the gmd gene encoding GDP-mannose 4,6-dehydratase, with the protein MTKRALITGITGQDGSYLAEFLLAKGYEVHGIKRRASSLNTQRIDHIYQDPHVEHPSLRLHYGDLTDTSNLTRIMREVEPDEVYNLGAQSHVAVSFESPQYTADVDAMGTLRLLEAIRFLGLEKKTRFYQASTSELYGLVQETPQKETTPFHPRSPYAVAKLYSYWITVNYREAYGMYACNGILFNHESPRRGETFVTRKITRGLSNIAQGLEPCLYMGNIDALRDWGHAKDYVRMQWLMLQQDAPEDYVIATGVQYSVRDFIIWSAAELGITLRFEGEGLREVGIVEAVAGNDAPAVEPGDVVVRIDPRYFRPAEVETLLGDPSKAKAQLGWEPEITTQEMCAEMVAEDLKAAKRHALLKAHGLELPVSLES; encoded by the coding sequence ATGACGAAACGGGCGCTCATCACGGGCATTACAGGCCAGGACGGCAGCTACCTGGCAGAGTTCCTTTTGGCGAAGGGCTACGAAGTCCACGGCATCAAGCGCCGTGCGTCGTCGCTCAACACACAGCGGATTGACCACATCTACCAAGATCCACATGTCGAGCATCCGTCTCTGCGCCTGCATTACGGTGATCTGACCGACACGTCGAACCTGACGCGGATCATGCGTGAGGTGGAACCGGACGAAGTATACAATCTTGGGGCGCAGAGCCACGTAGCAGTGAGTTTCGAGAGCCCGCAATATACCGCGGATGTCGATGCGATGGGAACTTTGCGTTTGCTGGAAGCAATCCGGTTTCTTGGCCTGGAGAAAAAGACCCGCTTTTACCAAGCGTCGACGTCGGAACTCTATGGCCTCGTGCAGGAAACCCCGCAGAAGGAGACGACCCCGTTCCACCCACGTAGCCCATACGCGGTTGCCAAACTCTACTCGTACTGGATCACGGTGAACTACCGCGAAGCCTACGGCATGTATGCCTGCAATGGCATCCTGTTCAACCATGAGAGCCCTCGCCGCGGCGAAACTTTCGTCACGCGCAAGATTACTCGCGGCCTGTCCAATATCGCTCAGGGACTCGAGCCCTGCCTCTACATGGGTAACATCGACGCCCTGCGTGACTGGGGACACGCGAAAGACTACGTCCGGATGCAGTGGCTGATGTTGCAGCAGGACGCGCCGGAGGACTACGTGATTGCGACAGGCGTTCAGTATAGTGTGCGCGATTTCATTATTTGGTCGGCGGCCGAGCTCGGCATCACGCTCCGTTTTGAAGGCGAGGGGCTTAGGGAAGTGGGAATTGTCGAGGCGGTGGCCGGAAACGACGCGCCTGCTGTCGAGCCTGGCGATGTGGTCGTACGGATCGACCCACGCTATTTCCGTCCAGCGGAAGTAGAAACTCTTCTCGGTGATCCCTCGAAGGCAAAGGCGCAGCTTGGATGGGAGCCTGAGATCACGACCCAGGAGATGTGCGCCGAGATGGTTGCTGAGGATCTAAAAGCCGCCAAACGCCACGCGCTCCTTAAGGCGCACGGGTTGGAACTGCCCGTGTCGCTCGAAAGCTGA
- the pseG gene encoding UDP-2,4-diacetamido-2,4,6-trideoxy-beta-L-altropyranose hydrolase: MHVAFRVDASIDIGTGHVMRCLTLATALRERGATCVFLCRPHEGHLLDLLRGKGFRALELSRPEMLDDDDRNDDPPHAAWLGGDWAEDSRDSLDALTEHAVGAEVDCLVVDHYALDARWEKALRPVCKRLMVIDDLADRPHDCDLLLDQSLGREGADYAGLLPPGATTLLGPRYALLRPEFAHLRAESLARREQAGGLRKLLVTMGGVDKDNTTGKVLEALTGCALPDEVEITVVMGPHAPWLDKVRAQAAAMKIPTEVLVGVSDMANLMVESDLAIGAGGATTWERCCVGLPSIIVATAANQAGIAEAMVEAGASLDPGPVSAEAFTQGLKRALTDAQDPARLAALSEAAAGICDGDGGGRVLARLMSAPPIFRVAVRADSRRIWEWRQSTNSAFRMCREETSYKTHDDWFLSALDAPERVIRILMLGDFPCGYLRLDRAGSTHARVSVCLSPEVQGRGLGHELLAEAKKLGRTLSLERLDAEIHPDNTASRRLFVSAGYEQGLVSEEFLTFHRNFEGAS; this comes from the coding sequence ATGCACGTCGCATTCCGCGTCGACGCCTCAATCGACATCGGTACCGGCCATGTCATGCGATGTCTGACGTTGGCGACGGCTCTGAGAGAACGCGGCGCAACTTGCGTCTTCCTCTGCCGCCCACATGAGGGCCACTTGCTGGATTTATTAAGAGGAAAGGGGTTCCGGGCATTGGAGCTGTCTCGACCAGAGATGCTTGACGACGATGACCGCAACGACGATCCGCCCCATGCGGCCTGGCTCGGTGGCGACTGGGCCGAGGATTCGCGCGACAGCTTGGATGCCCTTACCGAGCATGCTGTCGGCGCTGAAGTCGATTGCCTGGTGGTGGACCACTACGCGCTGGATGCTCGCTGGGAAAAGGCTCTGCGTCCTGTTTGCAAGCGGCTGATGGTGATAGACGATCTGGCCGACCGCCCGCATGACTGCGACCTCCTGCTTGATCAGAGCCTCGGGCGCGAAGGGGCGGATTACGCGGGGCTGCTTCCCCCAGGGGCAACGACGCTGCTCGGACCGCGCTACGCCTTGTTGCGCCCTGAATTTGCCCACCTGCGAGCGGAAAGCCTCGCGCGCAGAGAACAGGCTGGTGGCTTGAGGAAACTGCTCGTGACCATGGGCGGGGTAGACAAGGACAACACCACTGGGAAAGTGCTTGAGGCGCTCACCGGCTGCGCGTTGCCTGACGAAGTCGAAATCACCGTCGTGATGGGCCCGCATGCGCCCTGGCTCGACAAAGTACGCGCACAAGCGGCGGCGATGAAGATTCCCACCGAGGTTCTGGTCGGGGTGAGCGATATGGCAAATCTCATGGTAGAGAGCGACTTGGCTATAGGGGCGGGCGGGGCGACCACTTGGGAGCGGTGCTGCGTGGGACTCCCGAGCATCATCGTAGCGACCGCCGCCAATCAAGCGGGCATTGCGGAAGCGATGGTGGAGGCGGGAGCGTCTCTTGATCCGGGTCCGGTTTCAGCGGAGGCATTCACCCAAGGTCTAAAGCGTGCGCTGACCGACGCCCAAGATCCCGCGCGGTTGGCCGCCCTGTCGGAAGCTGCTGCCGGGATATGTGATGGTGACGGGGGGGGAAGAGTGCTGGCGCGGCTCATGAGTGCGCCCCCCATTTTTCGCGTTGCAGTGCGCGCCGATTCCCGCCGCATCTGGGAATGGCGGCAATCCACGAACAGCGCATTCCGGATGTGTCGTGAGGAAACATCCTACAAAACGCATGATGATTGGTTTCTTTCGGCCCTCGATGCGCCCGAACGCGTTATTCGGATTCTGATGCTCGGCGATTTTCCCTGTGGCTATCTTCGCCTTGATCGCGCGGGTTCCACTCACGCCCGCGTCAGCGTTTGCCTGTCTCCGGAGGTTCAGGGGCGGGGCCTCGGGCATGAGCTTTTGGCAGAAGCAAAAAAACTTGGCAGAACGCTGTCGCTAGAGCGGCTGGATGCCGAGATTCACCCGGACAATACCGCTTCCCGTCGGCTCTTCGTATCCGCAGGCTACGAGCAAGGACTTGTTAGCGAGGAGTTCCTGACTTTTCACCGCAACTTCGAAGGTGCATCATGA
- the pseI gene encoding pseudaminic acid synthase → MTQITIAGRPIGPDHPPYVIAELSANHNGRLETALAIVEAAHKAGADAIKLQTYRPDTITLDCDADEFRIKGGLWDGRTLYELYEEAHMPWEWHKPLFDYGRKLGITMFSSPFDPTAVDLLEDLGAPAYKIASFEAVDLPLIRYVAATGKPMIISTGMADAEEITEAIAAAYEGGCRELAILHCVSGYPAPAEDYNLRTVADMIARFGLVTGLSDHTLDNTTAITSVALGASLIEKHFTLDRNGGGPDDSFSLEPSEMATLCRDAKTAWSALGKVNYGRKSSEEGSVQFRRSLYFVKDLKAGDVITTDAVRSVRPGHGLPPKMLGQIAGRRVKRDVMANWPVGVDDVVF, encoded by the coding sequence ATGACCCAGATCACCATCGCCGGCCGACCTATCGGTCCCGATCATCCGCCCTACGTGATCGCGGAGCTGTCCGCAAACCACAACGGTCGCCTTGAAACCGCGCTCGCTATCGTTGAGGCGGCGCATAAGGCCGGGGCTGACGCCATAAAGCTGCAAACCTACAGGCCTGACACCATCACCCTCGACTGCGACGCCGACGAGTTTCGCATCAAGGGTGGGCTGTGGGACGGCCGCACCCTGTATGAGCTTTACGAGGAAGCCCATATGCCTTGGGAATGGCACAAGCCCCTGTTCGACTATGGCCGCAAGCTTGGCATCACCATGTTCAGCTCGCCCTTCGATCCTACCGCAGTCGACCTGCTCGAAGACCTTGGTGCGCCTGCCTACAAGATCGCTTCCTTTGAGGCTGTCGACCTGCCGTTAATCCGCTACGTGGCCGCGACTGGCAAGCCGATGATCATCTCGACCGGCATGGCCGACGCGGAAGAAATTACCGAAGCGATCGCGGCCGCCTACGAAGGTGGCTGCCGCGAGCTTGCCATCCTGCATTGTGTTAGCGGCTACCCCGCCCCGGCTGAGGATTACAACCTGCGCACCGTCGCCGACATGATCGCTCGTTTCGGACTCGTCACCGGGCTCTCCGACCACACACTCGACAATACTACCGCGATCACAAGCGTGGCACTCGGCGCATCCCTAATCGAAAAGCACTTCACTCTAGACCGCAACGGCGGTGGTCCGGACGATAGCTTTTCACTCGAGCCGTCGGAGATGGCGACGCTCTGCCGCGATGCGAAGACAGCCTGGAGCGCGTTAGGAAAGGTAAACTACGGGCGCAAGTCGAGCGAGGAGGGCAGTGTTCAGTTTCGTCGCTCGCTCTACTTCGTGAAGGATTTGAAAGCGGGCGACGTGATCACCACGGACGCCGTGCGCAGCGTGCGGCCAGGGCATGGTTTACCACCCAAAATGCTGGGCCAGATCGCTGGACGGCGGGTGAAGCGGGACGTGATGGCTAACTGGCCTGTGGGGGTGGACGATGTTGTGTTTTGA
- a CDS encoding glycosyltransferase family 2 protein, translated as MKISVVMAAYNSQATIGEAIESFLAQDHPEKELIVIDGASQDDTRSIVEGFSSPAIRFLSERDKGIYDALNKGIALAEGDVVGLLHTDDLFARKNVLSRVAEALGSGEVDGAYGDLEYVARDRPSSVIRYWRAGAYSRDLLRKGWMPPHPTLFLRSGVFEKHGNYDVSFRISADYEAILRWLTKAELQLAYIPEVLVRMRVGGESNRSLGRIIRKSREDLRAIRRHGIGGCGVLLAKNASKLGQFTSRDGYQDMKDN; from the coding sequence ATGAAGATTTCCGTCGTTATGGCCGCTTACAATTCCCAGGCAACGATCGGCGAGGCCATTGAGTCTTTCCTTGCCCAAGACCATCCTGAAAAGGAGTTGATCGTTATCGACGGTGCCTCTCAGGACGACACCCGCTCGATTGTCGAGGGGTTCAGCAGTCCTGCTATTCGCTTTCTCAGTGAACGCGACAAGGGCATCTACGATGCATTGAACAAGGGCATTGCGTTGGCTGAGGGGGATGTAGTCGGCCTGTTGCATACCGACGACCTGTTTGCCCGAAAAAATGTTCTTTCGCGGGTGGCGGAGGCTCTTGGATCAGGCGAAGTTGACGGCGCTTATGGTGATCTGGAATATGTCGCGCGCGATCGCCCCAGCAGCGTGATACGCTATTGGCGCGCAGGGGCCTATAGCAGAGACCTCCTGCGGAAGGGGTGGATGCCGCCTCATCCAACTCTGTTTCTTCGTAGCGGCGTGTTCGAGAAACATGGGAATTACGACGTCAGTTTTCGCATTTCCGCCGACTACGAAGCGATCCTACGGTGGCTGACCAAGGCGGAACTCCAGTTGGCGTACATTCCCGAAGTCCTCGTGCGGATGCGGGTTGGGGGCGAGAGCAACCGGTCTCTGGGCAGAATAATCCGCAAGAGTCGTGAGGATTTGCGCGCGATCCGCCGGCATGGCATTGGTGGGTGCGGCGTCCTGCTGGCCAAGAACGCCAGCAAGTTAGGCCAGTTCACAAGTAGGGACGGCTACCAGGATATGAAGGACAACTGA
- the pseF gene encoding pseudaminic acid cytidylyltransferase, whose translation MSICIIPARGGSKRIPRKNIREFCGRPMISWPIRAASESGCFERIVVSTDDEEIADVATAFGAEVPFLRSEVLAGDHTPTLPVIADAIHRLAIAEQTPVCCLYATSPFVIAADLRAGLDRLRKTGAPFVLSVTSYAFPIQRALRRDASGVVQMFDPAHMQTRSQDLEEAWHDAGQFYWGCAKNWAAGKGLLEAGAQGLALPRHRVQDIDTEEDWTLAELMFRVAQAT comes from the coding sequence ATGAGCATTTGCATCATACCGGCGCGGGGCGGGTCTAAGCGTATCCCACGGAAGAATATCCGCGAGTTCTGTGGGCGACCTATGATTTCTTGGCCGATCCGAGCCGCATCGGAGAGTGGCTGCTTCGAGCGTATCGTCGTTTCGACCGATGATGAAGAGATCGCGGATGTTGCAACGGCATTTGGCGCAGAGGTTCCTTTTCTCCGAAGCGAAGTTCTGGCTGGTGATCACACGCCGACGCTTCCAGTAATCGCCGATGCGATTCATCGGCTGGCTATTGCTGAACAGACCCCTGTCTGCTGCCTTTATGCGACTTCCCCTTTCGTAATCGCTGCCGATCTTCGCGCCGGTCTTGATCGGCTCAGGAAAACTGGTGCACCTTTCGTGTTGAGCGTAACCAGCTATGCATTTCCAATCCAGCGTGCTCTGCGCCGAGACGCATCCGGCGTGGTTCAGATGTTCGACCCTGCGCATATGCAGACACGTTCGCAAGATCTGGAAGAGGCGTGGCATGATGCCGGGCAGTTCTACTGGGGATGTGCGAAAAATTGGGCAGCCGGAAAAGGCCTCCTTGAGGCAGGCGCACAGGGCTTGGCATTACCGCGCCACAGGGTGCAGGATATCGACACGGAAGAGGATTGGACCCTTGCCGAATTGATGTTCCGGGTGGCGCAGGCGACGTGA
- a CDS encoding glycosyltransferase family 4 protein, protein MARWFYRSCHIIVPSEHLRMPLAPYARSVQVCENFYAGSVGSIGEGSKVAPDVLTVLWNSNIIASKGFFEVFASVQDLRACHLPVNLVSLGALVADEELVSEALKQRFSDLGVPAWFDYRGPQSHARTVELLEQADVVCLPSRYNSECQPVAIIEAMCAGKAIVASEIPALRSTLADYPAEFVPVHSVDAISSALCALAREKARDPDGFDGARAQFAADARKRFAKARFDFEMKAVLAPTSVPDT, encoded by the coding sequence TTGGCGCGTTGGTTCTATCGAAGCTGCCACATAATTGTGCCCTCTGAGCATCTGAGGATGCCTCTTGCACCTTATGCCCGCTCTGTCCAGGTTTGTGAGAATTTCTATGCCGGGTCCGTTGGATCGATTGGGGAAGGCAGTAAAGTCGCACCCGACGTTTTGACAGTACTTTGGAATTCGAACATCATCGCCAGCAAGGGCTTCTTCGAAGTCTTCGCCTCGGTCCAAGATCTACGGGCCTGTCATTTGCCGGTTAACCTGGTTAGCTTGGGCGCTCTTGTGGCTGATGAAGAACTCGTATCAGAAGCCCTCAAGCAGCGCTTTTCAGATCTAGGCGTTCCCGCCTGGTTTGACTACCGCGGTCCACAGTCCCACGCACGAACGGTTGAACTATTGGAGCAAGCGGATGTAGTATGCCTTCCATCACGTTACAATTCAGAATGCCAACCCGTCGCGATAATTGAGGCGATGTGCGCCGGAAAGGCGATTGTAGCTTCTGAAATTCCAGCCTTGCGGTCAACACTAGCTGATTACCCCGCCGAATTCGTCCCCGTGCACTCTGTAGACGCTATCTCATCGGCGTTGTGTGCGCTGGCGCGGGAGAAGGCGCGGGACCCGGATGGATTCGACGGGGCAAGAGCCCAATTCGCGGCCGATGCACGCAAAAGGTTCGCTAAAGCCCGATTTGATTTCGAAATGAAGGCCGTGTTGGCTCCGACGTCAGTTCCGGATACTTGA
- a CDS encoding GDP-L-fucose synthase, with translation MTTYVAGHRGMVGGAILRKFEARGETTVVRTHAELDLMDQAAVRDFMQTERPDQVILAAAKVGGIHANNTYPAEFIYDNLMMEANVIHQAYAAGVRKLLFLGSSCIYPKMAPQPMSEDALLTGPLEFTNEPYAIAKIAGIKLCESYNREYGTDYRSVMPTNLYGPGDNFHPQNSHVLPALIRRFHEAARNGTQEVVVWGTGTPMREFLHVDDMAEASLFVLDLDRETYAANTEPMLSHINVGTGTDVTIRELAETIARVTGYKGQISFDATKPDGTPRKLMDVSRLSRMGWTATIGLEDGVSSTYEWFLSQEPGNLRSA, from the coding sequence ATGACAACCTATGTTGCTGGCCACCGAGGCATGGTCGGAGGCGCGATTTTGCGCAAATTCGAAGCGCGGGGTGAGACCACCGTGGTTCGCACCCATGCCGAACTCGATTTGATGGACCAAGCCGCGGTTCGGGACTTCATGCAGACGGAACGACCCGATCAGGTGATCCTCGCGGCCGCGAAGGTGGGCGGTATCCACGCCAACAACACCTATCCAGCGGAGTTCATCTACGACAACCTGATGATGGAAGCGAACGTCATCCACCAGGCCTACGCGGCCGGGGTGAGGAAGCTCCTGTTCCTCGGATCATCCTGCATCTACCCGAAGATGGCGCCGCAGCCGATGAGCGAGGACGCTCTTTTGACCGGCCCGCTGGAATTCACCAACGAGCCCTATGCTATTGCCAAGATCGCGGGCATCAAGCTCTGCGAAAGCTACAACCGTGAATACGGCACCGACTACCGCTCGGTGATGCCGACAAACCTCTACGGACCGGGAGACAACTTCCATCCGCAGAACAGCCATGTGTTGCCGGCTCTCATCCGACGGTTCCACGAAGCGGCCCGCAACGGCACACAGGAAGTGGTGGTCTGGGGCACCGGCACACCGATGCGCGAATTCCTTCATGTCGACGATATGGCCGAGGCGTCGCTCTTCGTGCTCGACCTCGATCGGGAAACCTACGCAGCCAATACGGAGCCAATGCTGTCGCACATCAACGTCGGCACCGGCACGGATGTGACCATCCGTGAGCTTGCCGAGACGATTGCACGCGTGACCGGATACAAAGGACAGATCAGCTTCGATGCGACGAAGCCCGACGGGACGCCGCGCAAGCTCATGGATGTGAGCCGACTGTCGCGGATGGGCTGGACTGCCACGATTGGGCTGGAAGACGGCGTCAGCAGCACCTATGAATGGTTTCTGTCGCAGGAACCCGGTAACTTGCGCAGCGCTTGA
- the pseB gene encoding UDP-N-acetylglucosamine 4,6-dehydratase (inverting), producing MLSNSTILITGGTGSFGHAFLPMTLERYNPKKVIIFSRDEMKQWEMAKLYGDDPRVRFFIGDVRDRDRLYRAFDGVDYVVHAAATKIVPTAEYNPFECIKTNVNGAMNVIDAAIDKGVKGVVALSTDKASSPINLYGASKLASDKLFVAGNAYAGEHVTRFSVVRYGNVMGSRGSVIPFFMSIAEKGVLPITDARMTRFMISLEQGVELVWHAFGDMVGGEVYVKKIPSMKVTDIARVVAPDARHEIVGIRPGEKLHEQMIGVEDAPFTYEYDAHFKILPAINNWSDDPARIGDGRKVTENFCYTSNQNPDWMKPSVLTEWIAANRNKIGVI from the coding sequence ATGCTCTCGAACTCCACAATCCTAATCACCGGCGGCACTGGCTCATTCGGGCACGCTTTTCTTCCGATGACGCTTGAACGCTATAATCCGAAGAAAGTGATCATCTTTTCGCGCGATGAGATGAAGCAATGGGAGATGGCCAAACTTTATGGTGATGACCCGAGGGTCCGATTCTTTATTGGCGACGTTCGTGATCGCGACCGGTTGTACCGAGCCTTTGATGGGGTGGATTATGTCGTCCATGCAGCCGCCACGAAGATCGTGCCCACCGCCGAGTACAACCCGTTCGAATGCATCAAGACCAATGTGAACGGAGCAATGAATGTGATCGATGCGGCCATTGACAAGGGCGTGAAGGGCGTGGTCGCGCTGTCGACAGACAAGGCGTCGAGCCCGATCAACCTCTACGGCGCGTCGAAGCTCGCTTCGGACAAGCTTTTTGTGGCTGGGAATGCTTATGCGGGCGAACACGTCACGAGGTTTTCGGTGGTGCGCTACGGTAACGTCATGGGGTCGCGAGGGTCGGTAATTCCTTTCTTCATGTCGATTGCGGAGAAGGGCGTGCTGCCGATCACGGATGCACGCATGACTCGCTTTATGATCAGCCTCGAGCAGGGCGTTGAGCTGGTCTGGCACGCCTTTGGAGACATGGTTGGCGGCGAAGTCTATGTCAAGAAGATCCCGTCGATGAAGGTGACCGACATCGCCCGAGTGGTTGCCCCCGATGCACGTCACGAAATCGTGGGCATCCGTCCCGGCGAAAAGCTGCATGAACAGATGATCGGCGTAGAAGATGCGCCCTTCACCTACGAATACGACGCGCACTTCAAGATCCTGCCCGCGATCAATAACTGGTCCGACGATCCAGCGCGCATAGGGGACGGGCGCAAGGTGACCGAGAATTTTTGCTATACCAGTAATCAGAACCCCGATTGGATGAAGCCAAGTGTGTTGACCGAATGGATAGCTGCCAACAGAAACAAGATTGGTGTGATCTGA
- the pseC gene encoding UDP-4-amino-4,6-dideoxy-N-acetyl-beta-L-altrosamine transaminase: MIPYGRQLISENDINAVELVLRSDFLTQGPVVPRFERAVAARVRAEYAVAVNSATSALHLACLALDLGPGDLLWTSPITFVASANCGRYCGADVDFVDIDSENFNLCPDALTEKLERAAKQGRLPKVIVAVHMCGQSPDMSRIAELARTYGVRLIEDASHSIGADYLGTPVGGCTYSDITVFSFHPVKIITTAEGGMATTNDPAIAARMERLRSHGITRDPGLMTHEPDGPWYYQQLELGWNYRMTEMQAALGLSQMERLDAFVSRRRDLANAYDTAMTNLPLSLPGRMEGASSSWHLYVIRLDDPTGHNAVFEALRADGIGVNLHYIPVHLQPYYRDMGFGPGDFPAAEDYYTRAISIPLHAGLTDDEQAAVAAAISKALAI; this comes from the coding sequence ATGATTCCCTATGGTCGACAACTTATCTCGGAAAACGACATTAACGCCGTTGAATTGGTATTGCGCTCGGATTTTCTTACACAGGGTCCCGTAGTTCCCCGGTTTGAGCGCGCCGTCGCCGCGCGCGTTCGCGCTGAGTATGCTGTTGCCGTCAACTCGGCCACATCGGCCCTTCATCTCGCCTGCCTTGCACTGGATCTGGGGCCGGGAGATTTGCTCTGGACCTCGCCGATTACCTTCGTAGCCTCAGCGAATTGCGGTCGCTATTGCGGTGCAGATGTGGATTTTGTCGATATCGACTCCGAAAATTTCAACCTCTGCCCTGACGCGCTGACAGAGAAACTCGAAAGGGCCGCCAAGCAGGGGAGGCTGCCGAAAGTCATTGTGGCGGTGCATATGTGCGGCCAGTCGCCCGACATGTCACGTATTGCGGAACTGGCCCGCACTTATGGTGTGCGGTTGATAGAAGATGCGAGCCACTCAATCGGTGCTGATTACCTTGGCACCCCAGTGGGCGGCTGTACATATTCTGACATCACCGTCTTTAGCTTCCATCCCGTAAAAATTATCACCACCGCCGAGGGCGGCATGGCGACGACGAATGACCCCGCGATTGCGGCACGGATGGAGCGTCTGCGCAGCCACGGCATCACCCGCGACCCAGGCCTGATGACCCATGAGCCCGACGGACCGTGGTATTATCAGCAGCTTGAACTAGGCTGGAACTACCGCATGACCGAGATGCAGGCCGCACTCGGGCTGAGCCAGATGGAGCGGCTGGACGCCTTCGTTTCTCGCCGACGAGATCTGGCAAATGCCTACGATACCGCAATGACCAATCTGCCACTAAGCCTGCCCGGCAGGATGGAGGGCGCTAGCTCATCTTGGCATCTCTACGTCATACGGTTGGACGACCCGACAGGCCACAACGCTGTGTTCGAAGCGCTACGCGCGGACGGAATCGGCGTGAACCTCCACTATATCCCTGTGCACCTGCAGCCCTACTACCGTGACATGGGTTTTGGCCCCGGTGATTTCCCAGCGGCCGAGGATTACTACACCCGCGCCATCTCGATCCCGTTACATGCGGGACTGACCGATGACGAGCAGGCGGCTGTAGCCGCAGCAATTTCAAAGGCGCTGGCGATATGA